From the Thermococcus sp. 18S1 genome, one window contains:
- a CDS encoding DUF835 domain-containing protein — protein sequence MGLTVPPVVLVADVVLFLVISYSAFYAIRRIHRYGEPLDRFIVIIAGSLFLASIGRALDVVDDLVDVGEAFVPAEEILYFVSIIGVAYGLLSYMGSVERRILPTPVRGKGSDALAPGGYMYSGSESLAEFLSAVDGPVLVITRSPWKYREFENVQALWVTQAGEEGVGPTKLHVLLEAAVDFMRGGGRLVVIDCLEILVLYNDFNSVFRFLSTLKDYAVGTRSTLLLIVDREAIEEKEFKVLSREFPPIKSLWDVLKTSS from the coding sequence ATGGGGCTGACGGTTCCGCCCGTAGTTCTTGTGGCGGATGTTGTTCTCTTCCTTGTGATTAGTTACTCCGCATTCTACGCCATAAGGAGGATACACCGCTATGGTGAGCCCCTTGACAGATTCATCGTTATCATAGCCGGGTCCCTGTTTCTGGCCTCCATCGGAAGGGCCCTCGATGTGGTGGATGACTTGGTCGATGTGGGGGAAGCTTTTGTGCCCGCTGAGGAGATTCTGTACTTCGTCTCCATAATAGGGGTTGCATACGGTCTGTTGAGCTATATGGGTAGTGTTGAGAGGAGGATCCTGCCCACCCCCGTTAGGGGGAAGGGGAGTGACGCTCTTGCCCCCGGCGGCTATATGTACTCCGGAAGCGAGAGCCTTGCCGAGTTTCTGTCCGCGGTGGATGGACCCGTTCTTGTCATAACAAGAAGCCCTTGGAAGTATCGGGAGTTTGAAAACGTTCAGGCGCTCTGGGTGACCCAGGCTGGGGAGGAGGGGGTAGGTCCGACAAAGCTCCACGTTCTCCTGGAGGCTGCGGTGGACTTCATGAGGGGCGGCGGCAGGCTGGTTGTTATTGACTGCCTTGAGATTCTGGTGCTCTACAACGACTTCAATTCCGTGTTCAGGTTTCTCTCCACCCTGAAGGACTACGCCGTCGGCACGCGCTCCACCCTTCTGCTGATTGTGGACAGGGAAGCCATCGAAGAAAAGGAATTCAAGGTGCTTTCAAGGGAGTTTCCACCCATCAAAAGTTTATGGGATGTCCTCAAAACTTCTTCTTGA
- a CDS encoding bifunctional N(6)-L-threonylcarbamoyladenine synthase/serine/threonine protein kinase, with translation MIALGLEGTAHTLGIGIVTENEVLANVFHTLTTEKGGIHPKEAAEHHSKLLKPLLRKALDEAGIGMEDVDVIAFSQGPGLGPCLRVVATAARALAIKYRKPIVGVNHCIAHVEITKMFGVKDPVGLYVSGGNTQVLALEGGRYRVFGETLDIGIGNAIDTFARELGIGFPGGPKIEKLALKGERYIELPYAVKGMDLSFSGILTEAVRKYRTGKYRVEDLAYSFQETAFAALVEVTERAVAHTGKDEVVLVGGVAANNRLREMLQIMTEDRGIDFFVPPYDLCRDNGAMIAYTGLRMYRGGVRFSLEDTVVHQKFRTDEVEVVWG, from the coding sequence ATGATCGCCCTAGGTTTGGAAGGTACTGCCCACACACTCGGCATAGGCATCGTTACTGAGAACGAGGTTCTGGCCAACGTATTCCACACTCTCACGACGGAGAAGGGTGGAATACACCCGAAGGAAGCGGCGGAACACCATTCTAAACTCCTCAAGCCCCTTCTGCGTAAAGCCCTTGATGAGGCTGGAATAGGTATGGAGGACGTTGACGTTATCGCCTTCTCCCAGGGGCCAGGTCTCGGTCCCTGTCTCCGCGTCGTGGCAACGGCGGCAAGAGCTCTCGCGATAAAGTACCGGAAGCCAATAGTCGGCGTCAACCACTGCATCGCCCACGTTGAGATAACCAAGATGTTTGGCGTTAAGGACCCGGTTGGTTTATACGTCAGCGGCGGGAACACGCAGGTTCTGGCACTTGAAGGCGGCCGCTACCGCGTCTTCGGCGAGACCCTTGACATAGGCATAGGCAATGCTATAGACACCTTTGCGAGGGAACTCGGCATAGGCTTTCCCGGTGGTCCGAAGATCGAGAAGCTCGCGCTTAAGGGCGAACGCTACATAGAGCTCCCCTATGCAGTGAAGGGCATGGATCTGAGCTTCTCCGGAATACTGACCGAGGCGGTTCGGAAGTACAGAACCGGAAAATACCGCGTTGAGGACTTGGCTTATTCCTTCCAGGAGACGGCCTTTGCCGCCCTGGTCGAGGTTACGGAGAGGGCGGTGGCCCACACTGGCAAGGACGAGGTCGTCTTGGTAGGCGGCGTCGCCGCCAATAACAGACTCAGGGAGATGCTCCAGATAATGACCGAGGATAGGGGTATAGACTTCTTCGTTCCGCCCTACGACCTCTGCAGGGACAACGGGGCGATGATAGCCTACACCGGGCTGAGGATGTATCGGGGTGGAGTGCGCTTCTCTCTGGAGGATACGGTGGTGCATCAAAAGTTCCGCACCGATGAGGTGGAGGTAGTATGGGGCTGA
- a CDS encoding flavin reductase family protein, giving the protein MKSYRLLYPMRTYLVVAGRGEEANVMAADWVTIVSARPFMVGVAIAPQRHTWKLVKKYREFVISIPGLDMLDDVWIVGTKHGPEKLKETAIELVPSKAIETPSIGNALANIECRLVDERDYGDHTWFVGEVVGGSAREDAFRGDSPNLEAGFLAHASWTDFVTFEKKIYRPGR; this is encoded by the coding sequence ATGAAGTCGTACAGGCTCCTCTATCCTATGAGGACTTATCTCGTCGTGGCCGGGAGGGGAGAGGAAGCAAACGTCATGGCCGCGGACTGGGTTACCATAGTCTCGGCAAGGCCGTTTATGGTCGGTGTTGCCATAGCGCCCCAGAGACACACCTGGAAGCTCGTCAAGAAGTACCGTGAGTTCGTGATAAGCATTCCCGGCCTGGACATGCTCGATGACGTCTGGATAGTCGGGACGAAGCACGGGCCTGAAAAGCTGAAGGAGACCGCCATAGAGCTGGTCCCCTCGAAGGCAATTGAAACGCCGAGCATCGGGAACGCGCTGGCGAACATCGAGTGCAGGCTCGTTGATGAGAGGGACTACGGCGACCACACGTGGTTCGTCGGCGAGGTCGTTGGCGGTTCCGCCAGAGAGGACGCCTTCAGGGGGGACAGTCCGAACCTTGAGGCCGGCTTCCTGGCCCATGCCTCCTGGACCGACTTCGTGACCTTTGAGAAGAAGATTTACCGGCCGGGACGATAG
- a CDS encoding acetate--CoA ligase family protein: protein MDFFFYPSRVAVFGSFKEGAIAYEILRNIVEGGFEGEIIPVNPKGGTVEVAGRTLQIHERLDEPVDSAIIAIPAKFVPSLIDEIGPLIRGAVVISAGFSEVGNEELEHELVEKARKHGVRVIGPNCAGIFGVHGKFFGSFEVRVKPGGLALISQSGAFGGAALAMGNDEGIGFSAFVSYGNASDLNESDFLEYFADDENTKVIALYIEGVKDGRRFLKALRYAAGRKPVIILKAGKSASGAKAAASHTGSLAGSYEIYRAAFRQAGAIEVEEMEELFDAAKAFEMYAKAGKRVAVITNSGGPGVLATDKLERLGLEIAKLSEETVNELRSFLPPQCSTRNPIDLIADADYERYRKTIEVVCRDENVDSLLVICVPPIFLPSEEIARAVIEADCDKPVIVNFMAGELVSEGVKLLEMHGIKNFSTPERAARALHWLSLR from the coding sequence ATGGACTTCTTCTTTTATCCCTCTCGCGTTGCGGTGTTCGGTTCATTCAAGGAAGGTGCCATAGCCTACGAAATCCTGAGGAACATCGTGGAGGGGGGTTTTGAGGGTGAAATAATCCCGGTCAACCCGAAGGGTGGAACCGTCGAGGTCGCCGGGAGGACCCTTCAAATCCACGAGAGGCTCGATGAACCCGTGGACAGCGCCATCATAGCAATCCCTGCGAAGTTCGTTCCTTCTTTAATCGACGAAATTGGCCCCCTTATCAGGGGTGCGGTTGTAATAAGTGCCGGCTTCTCCGAGGTTGGGAACGAGGAGCTTGAGCATGAGCTGGTTGAAAAAGCTAGAAAACATGGCGTTCGCGTTATAGGTCCCAACTGCGCCGGCATCTTCGGCGTCCACGGGAAGTTCTTCGGCTCCTTTGAGGTTCGCGTTAAGCCCGGTGGACTGGCTTTAATCAGCCAGAGCGGTGCCTTTGGTGGAGCCGCCTTGGCTATGGGCAACGACGAGGGCATTGGCTTTTCGGCATTCGTTTCCTATGGAAACGCATCCGACCTGAACGAGAGCGATTTCCTTGAGTACTTCGCGGACGACGAAAACACCAAGGTCATCGCCCTCTACATCGAGGGCGTTAAAGACGGCAGGCGGTTTCTAAAAGCCCTCCGCTACGCCGCTGGAAGAAAACCGGTCATCATCCTCAAGGCCGGCAAGAGCGCCAGCGGGGCTAAAGCTGCCGCGAGCCACACCGGCTCTTTGGCTGGAAGCTACGAGATTTACAGGGCGGCATTCAGGCAGGCGGGGGCGATAGAGGTTGAGGAGATGGAGGAACTCTTCGATGCGGCGAAGGCCTTTGAGATGTACGCCAAAGCCGGAAAGAGGGTCGCGGTAATTACCAACTCCGGCGGGCCCGGTGTTCTCGCGACGGACAAGCTCGAAAGGCTCGGCCTTGAGATTGCAAAGCTGAGCGAGGAGACCGTCAATGAACTTCGCTCATTCCTTCCGCCCCAGTGCTCCACCAGAAATCCGATTGACCTTATCGCAGATGCGGACTACGAGCGCTACAGGAAAACGATTGAAGTCGTCTGCCGGGACGAAAACGTGGATTCGCTCCTCGTCATCTGCGTGCCGCCCATCTTCCTGCCCAGCGAGGAGATAGCCAGGGCCGTAATCGAGGCCGACTGCGACAAACCCGTTATCGTCAACTTCATGGCGGGGGAGTTGGTGAGTGAGGGGGTTAAGCTTCTGGAGATGCATGGAATCAAGAACTTCTCAACGCCCGAGAGGGCCGCTAGGGCACTCCACTGGCTCTCCCTGCGCTGA